A window from Nitrospirota bacterium encodes these proteins:
- a CDS encoding ImmA/IrrE family metallo-endopeptidase gives MIDPGEFKAPFITIEDIRKAVDEFRVRYWPRDTIPVDIFEIVEFELDIEIRTILNLKEAGDVDALLLGDLKTIVVDQNDFLNEKSQNRLRFSVAHEIGHLILHPDTFSKIQYSSVSEWIDFFQKIPEDQYYWIEQHAYEFAGSLLVPREKLIEKLNDAVALAKSIGFDAWDTSGDSTRQYIAHGIAKYFEVSDQVIEKRLIRENLWPPMR, from the coding sequence CAGTAGATGAATTTCGCGTACGATATTGGCCGCGTGATACAATCCCCGTTGATATTTTTGAGATAGTTGAATTTGAACTTGACATTGAAATCCGGACAATTTTAAATCTGAAAGAAGCAGGAGATGTTGACGCATTGTTGCTCGGTGATCTAAAAACAATCGTGGTTGATCAAAACGATTTTCTGAATGAAAAGTCTCAGAACAGGCTCAGATTTTCCGTAGCGCATGAAATTGGACATCTTATCCTTCATCCTGATACTTTTTCAAAGATCCAATATTCCTCTGTCTCTGAGTGGATAGATTTTTTCCAAAAAATACCGGAGGATCAATATTATTGGATTGAACAGCATGCTTACGAATTTGCCGGAAGTTTACTCGTGCCGAGAGAAAAACTGATAGAGAAATTAAATGATGCAGTTGCGTTGGCAAAAAGTATAGGTTTTGATGCTTGGGATACATCCGGCGATTCAACCCGCCAATATATAGCTCATGGCATCGCCAAGTATTTTGAGGTGTCCGATCAGGTGATAGAAAAAAGATTAATCAGGGAAAATCTTTGGCCGCCAATGAGATGA